In Paenibacillus segetis, the genomic window GGGTTAGTCTGTTTGCCAAGGCTCCTACAGGAATTGGGAAGACGATATCTACCACTTTTCCGACACTTAAAGCGATAGGTCAGGGCCTGTTGGAACGGATGTTTTATTTGACTGCTCGTACGACTACTCGGACTGCTGCGGAAGAGGCTTTTGCCTTGATGCAGTCCAAGGGACTTCATCTACATACCGTGACCCTTACGGCGAAGGAGAAAATCTGCTTCCAAGAGAAGGTTAGCTGCCGTAAAGAAGACTGCATCTACGCGGATGGCTATTACGACCGGATTAACGGAGCTGTGCTCGACATCCTGTCCAATGAAACACAAATGAACCGGGAAGTCATCGAGCAGTATGCCCGCAAGCATCGGGTATGTCCGTTTGAGTTCTCGCTGGATATCTCGTATGCATCCGATGCTATTATTTGCGATTACAATTATATTTTTGACCCGCGTATTTCTCTAAAAAGAATGTTCGCAGAGCAGAAAAGTCAAACCTCGTTACTGGTGGATGAGGCTCATAACTTAGTGGATCGGGCAAGAGAGATGTTCTCTAGCACTTTAAATAAACTCAGCTTTCTTGAGCTGAAGCAGGAATATAAAGAGGTTAACAATGGAATATATGATGTGACCAAAGCGCTTAACGACCATTTCATTAAGCTTCGTAAACAAGCGGAAGAAGGACCTCTCATTCTTAAGGAACCACCCGCGGATTTCATTATGTTGGTGGAGTCCTTTGTCTTATTAGCTGAGCAGGAATTGGCTTCTACCGGTCTTACTGAGCAGAATCCACTGTTGTTGGAGACTTATTTTGCAGCCCAGAACTTTGTGAGAATTAGCAAGCTATATGATGAACGGTATGTAACGTATGTGGAAGTGATTCAGCAGGAAGTAACGATCAAGATGTTTTGTCTGGACCCTTCATATTTACTGGGAGAAGTGGGTAAGAGCTTCCGTTCGCACATTTATTTCTCGGCTACTTTATCACCGCTGGGCTATTATCGCGATATGCTAGGGGCTGATGAGGAGGATTATAGTCTATCGATTCCTTCGCCCTTCAGTCCAGAGCAATTGGACGTGCACCTGGAACCTTTATCAACACGTTATCTTGATCGGGAAGCAACCAAAAGTCGGTTGTCGCAATTATTAATGGAGCTGACGGCAAATCGGAAGGGAAACTATTTATTTTTCTTCCCGTCGTATGCGTATATGAATCAGATTTATGATGCTTTTATGGCGAAAGAACCCGACGCAAGGGTGTTGTTACAGCGTGGGAATTTATCGGAAGAGGAACGTGATGGGTTTCTGTCCGCCTTCGATGCGGATAACCGGAGAACTCTCATTGGATTTGCTGTGATGGGGGGGATCTTCTCCGAAGGGGTCGACCTGGTAGGTGATCGGTTGACAGGGGTAGTTGTAGTTGGTGTTGGATTACCTCAAATCGGTTTAGAGCGCAATATTATTAGGGATTATTTTAACGAGGTAGGTAAGGATG contains:
- a CDS encoding ATP-dependent DNA helicase, with product MGDPIKIAVRPLVEYVYSSGSLESGFRSTGTMVEGTRAHQQVQKQYSELDQSEVYLSVEIPYGDLLFVIDGRCDGLLLSEDGTYTIDEIKSTAADIGLITEESYPVHWAQAKCYAYMYAKEHGIPAMSIQLTYVDLDLAEQKSFVQKLDFAELEQFIFEIVKHYAPYAEMLQGHRTKRNQSIQGLGFPFPGYRAGQRKLAGSVYKTIEEGVSLFAKAPTGIGKTISTTFPTLKAIGQGLLERMFYLTARTTTRTAAEEAFALMQSKGLHLHTVTLTAKEKICFQEKVSCRKEDCIYADGYYDRINGAVLDILSNETQMNREVIEQYARKHRVCPFEFSLDISYASDAIICDYNYIFDPRISLKRMFAEQKSQTSLLVDEAHNLVDRAREMFSSTLNKLSFLELKQEYKEVNNGIYDVTKALNDHFIKLRKQAEEGPLILKEPPADFIMLVESFVLLAEQELASTGLTEQNPLLLETYFAAQNFVRISKLYDERYVTYVEVIQQEVTIKMFCLDPSYLLGEVGKSFRSHIYFSATLSPLGYYRDMLGADEEDYSLSIPSPFSPEQLDVHLEPLSTRYLDREATKSRLSQLLMELTANRKGNYLFFFPSYAYMNQIYDAFMAKEPDARVLLQRGNLSEEERDGFLSAFDADNRRTLIGFAVMGGIFSEGVDLVGDRLTGVVVVGVGLPQIGLERNIIRDYFNEVGKDGFDYAYVYPGMNKVLQAGGRLIRSETDRGVIVLVDDRYLQPHYAALLPAEWRDRMVVGKGVRDR